Proteins encoded in a region of the Ptychodera flava strain L36383 chromosome 4, AS_Pfla_20210202, whole genome shotgun sequence genome:
- the LOC139130452 gene encoding uncharacterized protein: MDTASHHRLPFVPYQQDDVDIEVMFATTQLSSFQSPGNATFTVPSSRTELDEILDELGFADEPTFNASQYQCYDGEDDDVIPTLSPPSVDYHPVSRAETPSAIGLTPDISSLPSLLSIAMHIHMCDFDITSENEEMLEATFRRQRYPCHETRRRLARVTGFSLDLVNDWFRRRRAQLLRIRKRLNFPCDPCAATTHQVIGTGRGN; the protein is encoded by the exons ATGGACACCGCATCACATCATCGCCTTCCCTTCGTTCCCTATCAGCAAGATGATGTCGACATAGAGGTCATGTTTGCAACCACTCAGCTGTCATCTTTCCAGTCTCCAGGCAACGCAACATTCACCGTCCCGTCTTCGAGGACGGAACTCGATGAAATCCTGGACGAACTTGGCTTTGCAG ATGAGCCTACGTTCAATGCATCTCAGTACCAGTGCTACGATGGAGAAGACGATGACGTCATCCCTACACTCTCTCCGCCAAGTGTGGACTACCACCCCGTTAGCAGAGCAGAGACGCCTTCAGCTATTGGTTTGACACCTGACATCTCATCACTCCCGTCTCTTCTATCTATCGCCATGCACATCCACATGTGTGATTTCGACATTACCAGTGAAAATGAAGAGATGTTAGAAGCCACATTCCGAAGACAACGCTACCCCTGTCACGAGACCAGACGAAGATTGGCGAGAGTTACTGGGTTTAGCCTCGACCTGGTCAAT GACTGGTTTAGGCGTCGCCGTGCACAGCTTCTTCGAATTAGAAAACGCCTCAACTTTCCCTGCGATCCCTGCGCCGCCACTACACATCAAGTCATCGGTACCGGACGCGGAAACTAG